In Lathyrus oleraceus cultivar Zhongwan6 chromosome 2, CAAS_Psat_ZW6_1.0, whole genome shotgun sequence, the DNA window ACAAAGTGAGCTTTCGAGACTCCAAGGCTCGACCAACACTGGCTACTGAGGTAACTCTAAAAAAACATGTGACTTCCACCTGGAACTCAAGTGCTTTCCTCCTTTTGGATCATCTTGATATTCTCAGTCGTCTGCTGAACAATCTTAGGTCCGAgcacaacactctcacctgactcataccaacacaaaggagtttTACGCCTCCTATGATACCATGCCTCATACAGTTCTATCCAAATACTAGCATGGAAAGTATtattgtaggtaaactcaatcaacggtaaaaATCTATCTAAAGCACGTTCTTTCTCAAGTACACAATCCCTCATCAAGTCCTCTAGCGACTGAATAATTCTCTTAGTCTGGCCATTTTCTTGCGGATGATAAGTAGAACTCAAATGAAAATTCGTACCCAAATCCATCCGCAAACTCTCCCAGAACCTGATGTAAACATCAAATCTCTATCAGATACAATACTTGACAAAATACCATGCAAACCCACAATCCTCTTGATATACAGCTTCGCCGACCTCTCCAATGGATAATCCAATttcatcggaataaaatgagcataCTTCGTCAACCTATCCATAATTACCCATATAATATCACCATTCTTCACAGTCTTAGGCAATCTAGACACAAAAGCCATCAAAATGTTGTCCCATTTCCAATAAAAAATACacaacggttgcatcaaccccAACGACTTTTGATACTCAATTTTGACTTCCAACAAGTCAAACACGCATACACAAACTTTGCAATCTCTTTCTTCATTCCGGACCACCAAACATCTTCCTCAAATTCTGATACATCTTTGTAGAACCGTGGTGAATACTCAAAACACTCATGtgaccctcctcaagaatactcttcttaagctcaggTACATCAGGAATACAACTCTATCTTTGAACTCATCACCCCATTCTTATCAACTCGTAAATCACCTTTGTTGCCTTGGTTGATTAACATGATAAGATCTATCAAACTCAAATCGGATCTCCAACCCTCTTTGATCTCTTTAAGGATATCACTTGTCAGCTTtaacatacccaacttcacactgTTAGGAGTTTCTTCACACATTAAACTCATATCTATTAGTTACTCAATCAGTTTTAACTCTCAAACCATAAACATCGACATGCATAAGGAATTCCTACTTATCGCATCAGCTGCAACATTAGCTTTACCCGAATGATAACTCGAAtcgaaatcataatccttcagaagTTCAAACCTTCTActctgcctcatattcaactcttctgatcaaataaatatttcaaactcTTGGGATCACTTAACACTTCAAATTTGGAGCTAAATATGCAGTAATTCCAAATATTCAACACGAATACCACTATTGTCAACTCAAGGTCATGTGTATGGTACTTCCTTTCAcgaactctcagttgtctcgaagcataagccaTAACCTGACCATTCAACATTAACACACCTCCCAAACCTATCTTCAaagcatcacaatatacaacAAGGGACTCACTTGGATTTGGAAAAATCAAAAGTAGAGCAGACGCCAAtttcttcttgagttcttggaaactctcttcacaatgcacatcccaaacataggtttgaccctttcgagtcaactgagttaACGACAATTCTAACTTTGAAAaaccttcaatgaacttcctgtAATAACCAACCAATCCAAGAAAACTTCTAACCTTGGTGATAGACTTTGGAGTTTCCCATTGTAACATCTTCGACGGATCCACaactataccaccactagaaatcacatgacaaaaggatactcacttatcttaaccaaaactcacacttgggAAACTTTGCATATAACTGGTTCTCTTTCAATGTCTGCAGTACAATTCTCAGATGTTCCACACATAGCCTCATACTATCGtccttcttcttcactaacaatactggcACACCCCATGACGAAATACTCGGAGGAACAAACTTCTTTTCAAGTAGATCTTCTAGTTTCTTCATCAAATCACTCAATTCTGAAGCAAAATATCTATAAGGATCCATTACATGGTACTAAGTCGATGGAAAACTCAACCTCATGCTCTGGTGGTAAGTCATAAATATCCTCTAGAAATACATATGGAAAATCACATACAACCGATAACTAAACCATTCCAGCTTTACTATCGACTTGCAAGGACGAAAACATCGCGAACCCACAAGCCTCACCTTCCAAGAATCCTTCTACTTACGTAACAGATGGAAAAAATCTCTACCTTCATTGAACTCAACTTCACAGTCTGAAGACAAGTCGTAAATATCTTTCAAGAAAAGTATCAGGGATCATACACCCCTAGCACAACACTAGCCGTCACATTGTTATCTAGTCTCCAAGAAGCCAACATAAACAATACCTGATCGTTCTCCCTAAAGACATCCCAACTTGGCCGATAGACAGGACTCTCGAATCCAGAACATCTTCAGTGTCAAGAACAACACAACTTCAGCATCGCTTGAGCTCTTACAATCAGCAGCACACTGCACCAACTTATCAAAACAATTGGTAAAAACTTGGGTTAACACCAACTAGTTCATTCCCATAATAACATCAACTTGTTCCAAACAAATACAAAGCGTACATATCCTCAAGTAACACGTATTCAACACACCACTGGCCCATCTCTAGCCAAAACGCCACCTTCCCCTTTATAAGGAAGTGAACAAATAGAACACCTGAACGCCTTCCCTCAAAGATCACATAATTTTGCTAACTGGTACCATCCTCGAATTTGACCTTTCTTCGGGTTCAtgaaaagcacaacattctcaaaacaaTAGAACTAGCCAACACCGCACTCTCGCTTGTAGCTACATGATGTCGGATCTCTCTATAGTTagaacatccaagagaagcagtcacttctcccccacttatttcattcccaacctgcaaatGGGAAACAAAgcaagcatcgacagtgttctcacgCACATGTCGC includes these proteins:
- the LOC127123854 gene encoding uncharacterized protein LOC127123854, translating into MDPYRYFASELSDLMKKLEDLLEKKFVPPSISSWGVPVLLVKKKDDSMRLCVEHLRIVLQTLKENQLYAKFPKYMSLMCEETPNSVKLGMLKLTSDILKEIKEGWRSDLSLIDLIMLINQGNKGDLRVDKNGVDEVCSFYSDEIGLSIGEVGEAVYQEDCGFAWFWESLRMDLGTNFHLSSTYHPQENGQTKRIIQSLEDLMRDCVLEKERALDRFLPLIEFTYNNTFHASIWIELYEAWYHRRRKTPLCWYESGESVVLGPKIVQQTTENIKMIQKEEST